A stretch of Rhizobium glycinendophyticum DNA encodes these proteins:
- a CDS encoding efflux RND transporter periplasmic adaptor subunit, which translates to MFSKPTRKAMFAASMLTLMASVAIAQETPAAPAKTPALPSIIVTPAKSRTLVDRIVATGTIKSVEDVYVQPQVEGLQIKSIEVDVGDTVSEGQVVARLNDDTLKLERSQQVANQAKAEAALAQYRAQVIEAEASLKEAQRQFDRATRLSSSGSVSASQREQAETTLASATAKVETAKQSIAVAEADIKVVESQIADIDLRLARTEIKSPVAGTVSERNARIGAIASGSASPLYTVIRDGQIELVADVTEADILRLKVGQPASISVAGSSAPITGSVRLISPVVDAVTRLGSVHIAIDDDAAARAGMYGSAAITIGQADDVALPLSAITSERNVTTVRLVTDGVVKMQPVKTGIQDGAFIEVTEGLKEGDLVVAKAGVFVRDGDRINPVEDTSSVSN; encoded by the coding sequence ATGTTTTCGAAACCGACTCGAAAGGCCATGTTTGCGGCCTCCATGTTGACGCTCATGGCCTCTGTTGCCATTGCGCAGGAGACTCCAGCAGCACCCGCCAAGACACCGGCCCTGCCCTCCATCATTGTTACACCGGCAAAGAGCCGGACTCTGGTCGACCGGATTGTGGCAACCGGTACGATTAAGTCAGTGGAGGACGTTTATGTTCAGCCACAGGTGGAAGGCTTGCAGATCAAGTCTATCGAAGTTGATGTCGGCGACACCGTGTCCGAAGGACAGGTGGTGGCCCGCCTGAATGACGACACGCTGAAACTGGAGCGCAGCCAGCAAGTCGCAAACCAGGCCAAGGCCGAGGCGGCACTCGCCCAGTATCGAGCGCAGGTGATCGAGGCTGAAGCGAGCCTCAAGGAGGCACAGCGCCAGTTCGACCGCGCCACGCGCCTGTCGAGCAGCGGCTCGGTGTCGGCTTCGCAGCGCGAGCAGGCCGAAACGACGCTCGCCAGCGCCACGGCTAAGGTCGAAACCGCCAAGCAGTCCATTGCCGTTGCCGAGGCCGACATCAAGGTCGTAGAAAGCCAGATCGCCGACATCGATCTCCGGCTTGCGCGCACGGAGATCAAGTCGCCCGTTGCCGGCACCGTATCCGAGCGTAATGCGCGGATCGGCGCAATCGCGTCTGGCAGTGCCTCGCCACTCTACACGGTCATCCGCGACGGGCAGATCGAACTTGTGGCAGATGTGACGGAAGCTGATATACTCAGACTGAAGGTGGGTCAGCCAGCTTCCATCTCGGTGGCTGGCAGCAGCGCGCCGATCACGGGCTCGGTCAGGCTGATCTCGCCTGTGGTCGATGCCGTGACCCGCCTTGGCTCAGTGCATATCGCCATCGATGACGATGCAGCAGCCCGAGCCGGCATGTACGGAAGTGCGGCGATTACAATCGGTCAGGCCGACGACGTGGCCCTACCGCTGTCGGCCATTACCAGCGAGCGGAATGTCACCACCGTTCGGCTCGTCACGGACGGCGTGGTCAAGATGCAGCCGGTGAAGACCGGCATTCAGGATGGGGCCTTCATCGAGGTCACAGAAGGCCTGAAGGAGGGAGACCTGGTCGTTGCCAAGGCCGGCGTCTTCGTCCGTGATGGCGACCGGATCAATCCGGTGGAAGACACCAGCAGCGTATCCAACTGA